A region from the Polaribacter sp. Hel1_33_78 genome encodes:
- a CDS encoding lysophospholipid acyltransferase family protein: MALVTSKEIAQVIGFEKLGFLGTFTGWLLIKILRISVINSIYNKNKDKPVLDFLEGVIDELQIEFEVPEEDLKRIPKDGPFISVSNHPLGGVDGILILKLLLEHRSDYKTLSNFLIHRIEPLKPHTIAVNPFEDHKDAKSSIGGIKQALGHIKAGNSLGVFPAGEVSTFKEGKLMVDKPWEEGAVRLIKKAEVPIIPIYFHAKNSKFFYMLNKISGTLRTAKLPSELLNQKNKIIKIRIGKPISVKDQKEFENINAFSDFIRRKTYMLANPFEKKNKILSTEKIKIKKSSKEITPQKSIDSFAKEVDVLRENNGRLLESKNYEVFFAKAKQIPNLLHEIGRLREITFRDVGEGTKKSIDLDKYDRYYYHMFLWDRKANCLAGSYRMGLGKEIYKKYGINGFYVQTLFRIEPELHQMMENTIEMGRAFIIKEYQQKPMPLFLLWKGIVHVTLRYPEHKYLMGGVSISNQFSDFSKSLMIEFMKSHYYDPYIAQYIYPKKEFKVKLKDDDKDFVFDATKADMQKFDKIIDEIEPGALRIPVLIKKYVKQNARLVAFNVDPKFNNAVDGLMYIKVADIPESTVKPVMEEFQAELERKAADLQKA, encoded by the coding sequence ATGGCATTAGTAACATCTAAAGAAATTGCACAAGTTATTGGTTTCGAGAAGCTTGGTTTTCTCGGTACATTTACAGGTTGGTTACTTATAAAAATTTTGAGGATTTCTGTAATAAACAGCATTTATAATAAGAATAAAGATAAACCTGTTTTAGATTTTTTAGAGGGTGTTATTGACGAGTTACAAATTGAATTTGAAGTACCTGAAGAAGATCTTAAGAGAATACCAAAAGACGGTCCTTTTATTTCGGTTTCGAATCATCCACTGGGTGGAGTAGATGGAATTTTAATCTTGAAATTGTTATTAGAACATCGTTCTGATTATAAAACTCTTTCTAATTTTTTGATTCACAGAATTGAACCATTAAAGCCTCATACAATTGCTGTAAACCCCTTTGAGGATCATAAAGATGCTAAATCTAGTATTGGAGGAATTAAACAAGCTTTAGGTCATATAAAAGCAGGGAATTCGTTAGGTGTTTTTCCCGCTGGAGAAGTTTCCACTTTTAAAGAAGGTAAGTTAATGGTCGATAAGCCCTGGGAAGAAGGTGCTGTAAGATTAATAAAAAAAGCTGAAGTACCTATTATTCCAATTTATTTTCACGCCAAAAACAGTAAGTTTTTCTACATGTTAAATAAAATTAGTGGAACTTTAAGAACGGCAAAATTACCATCCGAATTGCTTAATCAAAAAAATAAGATTATAAAAATAAGAATTGGTAAACCAATTTCTGTAAAGGATCAGAAAGAATTTGAAAACATTAACGCTTTTTCTGATTTTATAAGGAGGAAGACATATATGTTGGCCAATCCGTTTGAAAAAAAGAATAAGATTTTATCTACAGAAAAAATAAAAATAAAAAAATCTTCGAAAGAAATTACGCCTCAAAAAAGTATCGATTCCTTTGCTAAAGAAGTAGATGTTTTAAGAGAAAATAATGGAAGATTATTAGAAAGTAAAAATTATGAAGTTTTTTTTGCCAAGGCAAAACAGATACCCAATTTACTTCATGAGATAGGACGGCTGCGTGAAATTACTTTTAGAGATGTTGGTGAAGGAACAAAAAAATCTATTGATTTAGATAAGTATGATCGGTATTATTATCATATGTTTTTATGGGATAGAAAAGCTAATTGTTTGGCTGGATCTTATAGAATGGGTCTAGGAAAAGAGATTTACAAAAAGTATGGCATTAACGGTTTTTATGTGCAAACTTTATTTAGAATTGAGCCAGAATTGCATCAAATGATGGAAAACACCATAGAAATGGGACGCGCTTTTATCATAAAAGAATATCAACAAAAGCCAATGCCTTTATTTTTGCTTTGGAAAGGGATTGTGCATGTAACTCTGCGTTATCCAGAACATAAGTATCTCATGGGCGGTGTTTCTATAAGCAATCAGTTTTCAGACTTTTCAAAATCGTTGATGATTGAGTTTATGAAATCTCATTATTACGATCCATATATAGCTCAATATATTTACCCAAAGAAAGAATTTAAAGTAAAATTAAAGGATGATGACAAAGATTTTGTGTTTGACGCGACCAAAGCAGATATGCAAAAGTTTGATAAAATTATTGATGAGATTGAACCCGGAGCACTAAGGATTCCCGTTTTAATTAAAAAATATGTGAAGCAAAATGCACGTTTAGTTGCTTTTAATGTAGATCCAAAATTCAATAATGCAGTTGATGGGTTAATGTATATTAAAGTTGCAGATATACCCGAAAGTACCGTAAAACCAGTAATGGAAGAGTTTCAGGCAGAACTAGAACGGAAAGCTGCTGACCTCCAAAAGGCATAG
- a CDS encoding aspartate kinase produces MKIFKFGGASIKDAESVKNVANIIRTEVAKDTLVVISAMGKMTNAFEDVVEAYYNKTENLPKKLNFIEDFHKNIMNSLFDKEDTVYKDIAILFGELGWFLARNTSQRSNYVYDQIICFGELLSTRIVSAYLSKIGIDNCWFDVRNYIKTDSNYRDAKVDWQLTEEIISKKVDTSKLNITQGFIAANDTENSTTLGREGSDYTAAIFAYCLHAESVTIWKDVDGVLNADPRVFAETTLLKQISYEEAIEMAFYGASVIHPKTLQPLERKEIPLLVRSFLNPKQTGTKVSKGSSLRPYIPCFIVKKDQILLSISALDFSFMVENNISYIFQKLHDYQLKVNLIQNSAISFSVCIDNKFNKFDVFYNELKKQFKMDVQKEVDLYTVRHFDDKAIAVIEAKGKSLLTQINKETFQIVLEPN; encoded by the coding sequence ATGAAGATTTTTAAGTTTGGAGGTGCTTCGATAAAAGATGCAGAAAGTGTAAAAAATGTTGCCAACATTATTAGAACCGAAGTAGCTAAAGATACTTTAGTTGTTATTTCTGCCATGGGAAAAATGACAAATGCGTTTGAAGATGTTGTAGAAGCTTATTATAATAAAACAGAAAATTTACCCAAGAAGCTTAATTTTATAGAGGATTTTCATAAAAATATTATGAATTCTCTTTTTGATAAAGAGGATACAGTTTATAAAGATATAGCTATTCTTTTTGGCGAACTTGGCTGGTTTTTAGCAAGAAACACTTCACAAAGATCTAATTATGTGTATGATCAAATTATTTGTTTTGGTGAGTTGTTATCTACTAGAATTGTAAGTGCATATTTATCTAAAATAGGAATAGATAATTGTTGGTTTGATGTGCGGAATTATATAAAAACAGACAGTAATTATCGCGATGCTAAAGTAGATTGGCAACTTACAGAGGAGATTATTTCTAAAAAAGTTGATACTTCTAAACTAAATATTACCCAAGGTTTTATTGCGGCGAATGATACTGAAAATTCGACTACTTTAGGTAGAGAGGGTTCGGATTATACAGCAGCTATTTTTGCCTATTGTTTGCATGCAGAAAGTGTTACCATTTGGAAAGATGTTGATGGTGTTTTAAATGCAGACCCAAGAGTTTTTGCAGAGACTACTTTGTTAAAACAAATTTCTTATGAAGAAGCTATTGAAATGGCTTTTTATGGGGCTTCTGTAATTCACCCTAAAACATTGCAACCTTTGGAGAGGAAAGAAATTCCTTTATTGGTTCGCTCTTTTTTAAATCCAAAACAAACTGGTACTAAAGTTTCTAAAGGAAGCAGTTTAAGGCCTTACATTCCTTGTTTCATTGTTAAGAAAGATCAGATTTTACTATCAATTTCGGCATTAGACTTTTCTTTTATGGTAGAAAATAATATCAGTTATATTTTTCAAAAATTACATGATTATCAATTAAAAGTAAATTTAATTCAAAATTCAGCAATTAGTTTTTCTGTTTGTATAGATAATAAATTTAACAAATTTGATGTCTTTTATAACGAGTTAAAAAAACAGTTTAAAATGGATGTTCAAAAGGAAGTTGATTTGTATACCGTTCGCCATTTTGATGACAAGGCTATAGCAGTTATAGAAGCAAAAGGGAAGTCATTACTTACGCAAATAAACAAAGAAACTTTTCAAATAGTTTTAGAACCGAATTAA
- a CDS encoding GNAT family N-acetyltransferase, producing the protein MSFIIREGQEKDVQAVLDLIIELAVFEKEPDAVEITVDDLLRDGFSKEPKFKLFVAIESGLVIGIALFYERYSTWKGKTIHLEDLMVTKSKRKIGAGKALYTAVLKYAHQHHFNRVAWEVIDWNVNAINFYKSTGAVYLKDWSVVQMNKEGLEKFIQNN; encoded by the coding sequence ATGAGTTTTATTATAAGAGAAGGGCAAGAAAAAGATGTACAAGCTGTTTTAGATTTAATTATTGAGCTAGCAGTTTTTGAAAAAGAGCCAGATGCTGTAGAAATTACTGTTGATGATTTACTAAGAGACGGTTTTTCTAAAGAACCAAAGTTTAAACTTTTTGTTGCTATAGAAAGTGGTTTAGTTATCGGTATTGCCTTATTTTATGAACGGTATTCAACTTGGAAAGGAAAAACAATTCATTTAGAAGATTTAATGGTTACTAAAAGCAAACGAAAGATAGGTGCTGGGAAAGCCTTATATACAGCAGTTTTAAAATATGCTCATCAACATCATTTTAATAGAGTTGCATGGGAAGTAATTGATTGGAATGTAAATGCAATTAATTTTTACAAAAGTACAGGGGCTGTCTATTTAAAGGATTGGTCTGTGGTACAAATGAACAAAGAGGGTTTAGAGAAATTTATTCAAAACAATTAA